The stretch of DNA GGTCCTCCGGGCCAGcctgtcttttttctttctcccttttctccgagTGGCGCGCGTGCCCACTCGtgttgtgaagcgcgtgtctgcGCTATTCTCCGTCGACGCGCtctttacaatcactgctgatagacaagcagtggctcctaggctgtggaatgacTTGCCTCTCTCGCTACGTTGTGTGGATTCTGtcgaatcttttaaaaagcagctgaagactctgctgttcAAGCAGGCTTTTACTTAGTCGATGgttttttttatggttgtttgttatattttctatttgtatttcaatgtgctcgtattgtgacttcttgtgttgaattgcatttcattgtgaagcactttgtgatttttatctgtgaaaggtgctatacaaatacattttacttagggctttttgtgtgtgtgtgtatgtatatatatatatatatatatttctgataccgtggcgggagaaatctaaacgtggcggaccgccacttgccaatcaacatagaggaaacactggtgcATGCTCAAATAAAAGTACCAACCTTTTCTAGCAGGACCTTGACACAGGAGGCGTGACCCTCGAAACAGGCAGAGATCAGTGGAGTGAGCCCATGTTTGTCTGGAGCCTGTGTGGGGAGCAGGTGGGAAAGGCATGAGTGGGAGACAGAACAAAAATTTGTTTTGGGAAATGTAGGTATGAGCAGATCATAGGCATGACCCCAATCCTCATACACAAGGGGCACATCCCTATTTTTCTCAAAtataaataagaaaaagaatTCCTGTGAGAGAGAGGTTTTACTTATCCCTTATCATATccagaaatgaaaagaaagcaCACTGCACTTCAACAACACTTTATCTCCCGTGTTTCAGAAGCTTAGCTGGTTATCTAGATAAATAAGGAAATGTGCAAACATTTTTGGGGTTGGAAGGAAAGACTATGTTGGTACGACTTTAAATCCTTGTGTCTGTGAAGATCGAACTAGGGGATGCTATGATGTTGAGCTGTTGTATCCAATCTCAGGCAAGGGGTGAGATGTACCTAACTAATGTCTTGAGCATCAGGAAGAAACTCACCCTAGAAACTCGACAGAACACTATTGATCTACAAATAACAGACAACCATCTAGGTCTTATAGTCGATTCATGCTGCTTTGCACTTACAATTCTACGAGTTACTGAACAGGCATAGGAGGCCTTTAGAAAAATCTTGCAATTACAAAAGCGCTGCATCCAAATGGCAGATGTCAATCCTGTTGGACAGGTAAGTGCCCTTTTAGTGGATACAGCTCAATCTACTACAACAACCACTAGTAGAGACTATCTAGGATCAAGGGGCCCATCAGGCTAAATGTGAGGTCTGGCAAGCCTAGACAATACTGAATGAGAGAATGGACAACAGCTGAAATAGCATATGATAAACTGGTTTTAACAGCCGGACTACTTTAAGCCTAATGTCAAACTGTTTAATTTGAACTCCTTATTTTGTTTGTCTAGTCTATAAAGTAAAGTTATGGACACTGTTATTTTTTGTGGTCCTTGCAACCCTGGACAGTGCATAAATGAACGCAAAAACAATGTGTTGTGCTGTTGTGGCTCTTACATTAATATCTGCTCCCTTAGAAATGAGGTACTCCACCACATCTGTCTGACCAAAGTCTGCAGCATAGTGCAGAGGCTTCCTCCCACCTTCCAAGGTCCGGTTTACATCTTCAGCCtgcaaaaggggaaaaaaaagcacattaacataaaataaaaattaaactcAGTGCTGTCACACGTAAGGCTgcgataaaaataaataaaaaaatagattttcggATTCAAATCgaaattgagaaaaaaatgtcattgaTATCGATTCAAATCCATAATTGATCTCTCTGTATCAATTAGAAGACCTAAGGAATCTATTGGTACCAACTATGCCATGCTAGCTGGTTGGGAAGAATAATTAAATAATGCTCCAAAGTCAAGCTACATTGTGGCGAGGGAAAAACTGGCCTGGCCATTGGACTCTCACCTCAATACATCTGAATGAACGGTCAATCAATACTCACTGACTGTAGAGTCTGTAGAGTTGCACTTTATTGTGTTGACTGCTGTAGTGTGttcatgtaaaataaaaagtacattaatGCAACTACCTTGGGGTcaattaatgtaaacattatttAACTTtaataatgcaccaggttagaGGGAACCTTGTACAATTGTAGAATGTCTTTTTTGTATTCAAGCAAAATTGGTTTTGCAAATGAAATATCCCTAATTGAATTGTTATTGAATCGGAAATGAaatcgggaccttgtgaatcggaATCAAAATTAATTCACTTCACTTTCCTGCTGTGGTGCTGTAGACT from Perca fluviatilis chromosome 23, GENO_Pfluv_1.0, whole genome shotgun sequence encodes:
- the mtpn gene encoding myotrophin — its product is MGDKELMWALKTGDLDEVEAKLVTAEDVNRTLEGGRKPLHYAADFGQTDVVEYLISKGADINAPDKHGLTPLISACFEGHASCVKVLLEKGADKNRKGPDGISAFEAAEDDAIKALLK